Proteins from a genomic interval of Equus quagga isolate Etosha38 chromosome 13, UCLA_HA_Equagga_1.0, whole genome shotgun sequence:
- the LOC124250199 gene encoding translation initiation factor IF-2-like encodes MGDGAAAARPNRQPRTQSARRGPASAPRAARASVIALPGPARRPGVAGSVRVAASPPGWRLLRRAACRSEGPLDSVASALPGSAAHGPAPAPLPAPPPPVLAGAGSPFVCLKPQMRSLQPPPEEVWMQRKQGRAAARCGRLGWEGAGSARREGGRTQARPSPPHSPTRPPPLFSSLFLSPPLSSLPPPRRQLLQASACTIGARPLYLHPPVRAQSLRTPYGKHLGRPLQTPDVLRDTQRELPGTTEAETRWRQLHDKERTLRIVRGTRSWKRKALMNTVLSLGTAASR; translated from the exons ATGGGCGAcggcgcggcggcggcgcggcccAACAGGCAGCCCAGGACGCAGAGCGCCCGCAGGGGGCCGGCGAGCGCGCCCCGGGCCGCTCGCGCCTCGGTCATTGCGCTCCCGGGCCCCGCGCGTCGCCCGGGGGTCGCTGGCTCGGTGCGTGTGGCCGCGTCGCCGCCTGGCTGGCGCCTGCTCCGCCGCGCAGCCTGCCGCTCCGAGGGGCCGCTCGACTCGGTCGCCTCGGCTTTGCCCGGCTCAGCGGCGCATGGTCCGGCCCCCGCGCCCctgcccgcgccgccgccgcctgtTCTCGCCGGGGCTGGCAGTCCCTTTGTATGTTTAAAGCCCCAGATGCGCAGCCTCCAGCCACCGCCGGAGGAAGTCTGGATGCAGCGGAAACAAGGGAGGGCGGCCGCCAGATGTGGCCGGCTGGGCTGGGAGGGCGCTGGCAGTGCGAGGAGGGAGGGGGGGCGCACTCAGGCCCGCCCCTCTCCGCCCCACTCCCCCACTcgccctcctcctcttttctcctctcttttcctttctccgcctctttccagcctccccccgccccgccgccAGCTGCTCCAGGCCTCTGCGTGCACCATCGGTGCGCGACCTCTCTACCTCCACCCCCCAGTCCGGGCACAAAGCCTAAGGACCCCCTACGGGAAACATCTGGGGCGACCACTCCAGACGCCTGACGTCCTGAG AGACACACAGCGAGAACTCCCTgggaccacagaggcagagaccagaTGGAGGCAGCTACACGACAAGGAACGAACGCTGCGGATTGTCAGGggcaccagaagctggaagag gaaagCTTTAATGAACACCGTCCTGTCCTTGGGCACAGCTGCATCAAGATAA
- the MMP2 gene encoding 72 kDa type IV collagenase has translation MTEARAARGALAGPLRALCVLGCLLGRAAAAPSPIIKFPGDVAPKTDKELAVQYLNTFYGCPKESCNLFVLKDTLKKMQKFFGLPQTGDLDQSTIETMRKPRCGNPDVANYNFFPRKPKWEKTQITYRIIGYTPDLDPETVDDAFARAFRVWSDVTPLRFSRIHDGEADIMINFGRWEHGDGYPFDGKDGLLAHAFAPGPGVGGDSHFDDDELWTLGEGQVVRVKYGNADGEYCKFPFLFNGKEYTSCTDTGRSDGFLWCSTTYNFDKDGKYGFCPHEALFTMGGNADGQPCKFPFRFQGTSYDSCTTEGRTDGYRWCGTTEDYDRDKKYGFCPETAMSTVGGNSEGAPCVFPFTFLGNKHEGCTSAGRSDGKMWCATTANYDDDRKWGFCPDQGYSLFLVAAHEFGHAMGLEHSQDPGALMAPIYTFTKHFRLSHDDIKGIQELYGGSPDTGTGTGPTPTLGPVTPEICKQDIVFDGISQIRGEIFFFKDRFIWRTVTPRDKPTGPLLVATFWPELPEKIDAVYEAPQEEKAVFFAGNEYWVYSASTLERGYPKPLTSLGLPPDVQRVDAAFNWSKNKKTYIFAGDKFWRYNEVKKKMDPGFPKLIADAWNAIPDNLDAVVDLQGGGHSYFFKGAYYLKLENQSLKSVKFGSIKTDWLGC, from the exons ATGACCGAGGCGCGAGCGGCCCGGGGCGCGCTCGCCGGCCCCCTGCGGGCGCTCTGCGTCCTGGGCTGCCTGTTgggccgcgccgccgccgcgccgTCGCCCATCATCAAGTTCCCTGGAGATGTCGCCCCCAAAACGGACAAAGAGTTGGCTGTG CAATACCTCAACACCTTCTATGGCTGCCCCAAGGAGAGCTGCAACCTGTTTGTGCTGAAGGACACGCTGAAGAAGATGCAGAAGTTCTTCGGGCTACCCCAGACGGGTGACCTCGACCAGAGCACCATCGAGACCATGCGCAAGCCGCGCTGCGGCAACCCCGACGTGGCCAACTATAACTTCTTCCCCCGCAAGCCCAAGTGGGAGAAAACCCAGATCACATACAG GATCATCGGCTACACGCCTGATCTGGACCCTGAGACGGTGGATGATGCCTTCGCTCGTGCCTTCCGAGTCTGGAGTGATGTGACCCCACTACGGTTTTCTCGCATCCATGATGGAGAGGCTGACATCATGATCAACTTCGGCCGCTGGG AGCACGGAGATGGGTACCCCTTTGATGGCAAGGATGGGCTCCTGGCTCACGCCTTCGCCCCGGGCCCTGGTGTTGGGGGAGACTCCCACTTTGATGATGACGAGCTGTGGACCCTGGGAGAAGGGCAAG TGGTCCGTGTGAAGTATGGCAACGCCGATGGGGAGTACTGCAAGTTCCCTTTCCTCTTCAACGGCAAGGAGTACACCAGCTGCACCGACACGGGCCGCAGCGACGGCTTCCTCTGGTGCTCCACCACCTACAACTTCGACAAGGACGGCAAATACGGCTTCTGCCCCCATGAAG ccctgttCACCATGGGTGGCAACGCCGACGGACAGCCCTGCAAGTTCCCGTTCCGCTTCCAGGGCACATCCTATGACAGCTGCACCACCGAGGGCCGCACCGACGGCTACCGCTGGTGTGGCACCACCGAGGACTACGACCGTGACAAGAAGTACGGCTTCTGCCCCGAGACCG CCATGTCCACCGTTGGCGGGAACTCGGAAGGTGCCCCCTGTGTCTTCCCCTTCACCTTCCTGGGCAACAAGCATGAGGGCTGCACCAGCGCGGGTCGCAGCGACGGGAAGATGTGGTGCGCGACTACAGCCAACTACGATGACGACCGAAAGTGGGGCTTCTGCCCTGACCAGG GGTACAGCCTGTTCTTGGTGGCAGCCCACGAGTTTGGCCATGCGATGGGGCTGGAGCACTCACAGGACCCTGGAGCCCTGATGGCGCCCATTTACACGTTCACCAAGCACTTCCGCCTGTCCCATGATGACATCAAGGGCATTCAAGAGCTCTACG GGGGCTCCCCTGACACTGGCACCGGCACCGGCCCCACCCCCACGCTGGGACCTGTCACTCCTGAGATCTGCAAGCAGGACATTGTCTTTGATGGCATCTCTCAGATCCGGGGGGAGATCTTCTTCTTCAAGGACCG GTTCATTTGGCGGACAGTGACGCCACGTGACAAGCCCACAGGGCCCCTGCTGGTGGCCACATTCTGGCCTGAGCTCCCGGAAAAGATCGATGCTGTGTACGAGGCCCCACAGGAGGAGAAGGCTGTGTTCTTTGCAG GGAATGAGTATTGGGTCTACTCAGCCAGCACCCTGGAGCGAGGGTACCCCAAGCCGCTGACCAGCCTGGGGCTTCCCCCTGATGTGCAACGAGTCGATGCTGCCTTTAACTGGAGCAAGAACAAGAAGACATACATCTTTGCTGGAGACAAATTCTGGAG ATACAATGAGGTGAAGAAGAAGATGGATCCCGGCTTCCCCAAGCTCATCGCGGACGCCTGGAACGCCATCCCCGATAATCTGGACGCCGTGGTGGACCTGCAGGGTGGTG GTCACAGCTACTTCTTCAAAGGTGCCTATTACCTGAAGTTGGAGAACCAAAGTCTGAAGAGCGTGAAGTTCGGAAGCATCAAAACCGACTGGCTGGGCTGCTGA